A genomic segment from Luteolibacter ambystomatis encodes:
- the dtd gene encoding D-aminoacyl-tRNA deacylase: MRAVVQRVLEASVRVDGHLVSHCGPGLLVLLGIEDGDGEEDAVWLAAKITAMRIFGDEEGKMNRSVIDCGGNLIVVSQFTLHASTKKGNRPSFIRAARPEISEPLYEGFCSLVEGHIGKPVGRGIFGADMKVALVNDGPVTIVMDSRAKE, translated from the coding sequence ATGCGCGCCGTCGTCCAACGTGTCCTCGAAGCTTCCGTCCGCGTCGACGGTCACCTCGTTTCCCACTGTGGCCCCGGCCTGCTGGTGCTGCTGGGAATCGAGGATGGCGATGGCGAAGAGGACGCCGTGTGGCTGGCGGCGAAGATCACGGCCATGCGGATCTTCGGCGACGAGGAAGGAAAAATGAACCGCTCGGTGATCGACTGCGGAGGAAATCTGATCGTCGTCAGCCAGTTCACCCTCCACGCCTCCACGAAGAAGGGCAACCGCCCTTCCTTCATCCGGGCTGCGCGACCGGAGATTTCCGAGCCGCTCTACGAGGGCTTTTGCTCCTTGGTGGAAGGGCATATCGGCAAACCCGTGGGACGGGGCATCTTCGGCGCCGACATGAAAGTGGCGTTGGTCAACGACGGCCCGGTCACGATCGTCATGGACAGCCGGGCGAAGGAATAA
- a CDS encoding S66 family peptidase: MTMGILYPEPLVQGRVIGVTATSSGVEAPSHIQRLELIEAQLRAEGYEVIEGKCLRGDHKHVSGSAAERAADFTVLWNDPQVAVVFPPWGGELLIPILTHLDFEALARHPKWVMGYSDTSTLLFALTVTAGIATAHGYGLLDLVRDQECGAWDTAFGVLGTGGGFEFTQTSFERHQVTYIPYEERVDAKFNLTEPSAWKRLGCAEPCALSGRLIGGCLDTVVHLVGTPYGDLPAFIERHVADGVILFLENCELTPCQVARSLWQMRLAGWFEGLSGMMFGRSAARDVNDPESLSYVEAVASVVGDLSIPVLYDADFGHRPPQMILVNGAVASVEWRDGKAVVTQRFI; the protein is encoded by the coding sequence ATGACCATGGGCATCCTCTACCCCGAACCTCTTGTCCAAGGCCGTGTGATTGGCGTGACGGCGACCTCCAGCGGAGTGGAGGCGCCGTCCCACATCCAGCGGCTGGAGTTGATCGAAGCTCAACTGCGGGCGGAAGGCTATGAGGTGATCGAGGGAAAGTGTCTGCGCGGCGATCACAAGCATGTCAGCGGATCGGCGGCGGAACGTGCGGCCGACTTCACGGTTCTCTGGAATGATCCGCAGGTCGCCGTGGTGTTTCCACCATGGGGCGGGGAACTTTTGATTCCGATCCTCACGCACCTCGATTTTGAAGCACTCGCCCGGCATCCGAAGTGGGTGATGGGTTATTCGGATACCTCGACATTGTTGTTCGCACTCACGGTCACTGCGGGGATCGCCACCGCGCATGGCTATGGGTTGCTCGACCTTGTGCGCGATCAGGAATGTGGTGCGTGGGATACGGCGTTTGGTGTGCTCGGCACGGGTGGTGGTTTTGAGTTCACCCAGACCAGCTTTGAACGTCATCAGGTCACCTACATCCCCTACGAGGAACGGGTGGATGCGAAGTTCAACCTCACCGAGCCATCCGCGTGGAAGCGGCTTGGTTGTGCGGAGCCATGCGCGTTATCAGGCCGTCTCATCGGCGGCTGCCTCGATACGGTGGTTCACCTGGTAGGAACGCCCTATGGAGACCTGCCTGCATTCATCGAACGTCACGTGGCGGACGGGGTGATCTTGTTTCTTGAGAACTGCGAGCTGACTCCCTGCCAGGTGGCCCGCTCGCTGTGGCAGATGAGACTGGCGGGTTGGTTCGAGGGGCTTTCGGGCATGATGTTCGGAAGGTCCGCAGCGAGGGACGTGAACGATCCGGAGTCGTTGAGCTACGTGGAGGCCGTGGCGTCGGTGGTCGGCGATCTTTCTATTCCCGTGCTATATGATGCGGACTTCGGGCATCGGCCGCCGCAGATGATTCTGGTGAACGGGGCGGTGGCATCGGTGGAGTGGCGGGATGGAAAGGCGGTCGTGACGCAGCGTTTTATCTGA
- a CDS encoding MFS transporter, whose translation MSDTVRESRSRMLPVMWTMCFFLGLSPGFWGSALTNILNAKGLGDWITLAFLVTPCAALVSPLIAGALADQRIRAERLLGIIALLGAALLLAAFWTLEHDWNPWWFIGFLALHALFAGPMWGLGTMIALTHLPNGERQFPLARMGGTIGWMAAGLATSYLLNGDRTVASGYASVISRVVLGLLAFTLPATRPSAPGRRSWTSLLGLEAFGLLRERDHFVFFFTTALLSVPMSAFYMFVPRHLEALGDLHASATMTLGQWSEVGAMILVGAVMARCRVKTVLVWALGLTLVRFACFTVAGGTGIRGWLIAGVSLHGIAYTFYFITAQIFLDRRVPPGLRGQAQGLLTLVSSGIGTLTGTMFVGYLHRLTVVGGAGGWQAFWAVLTVILLLCLILFAVLYKGAPSSQERKS comes from the coding sequence GTGTCCGACACCGTCCGTGAATCCCGCTCCCGCATGTTGCCGGTGATGTGGACGATGTGCTTTTTCCTCGGGCTCTCGCCGGGTTTCTGGGGATCGGCGCTGACCAATATCCTGAACGCGAAAGGGCTGGGGGATTGGATCACGCTGGCATTTCTGGTCACTCCCTGTGCGGCGCTCGTTTCACCATTGATTGCGGGAGCTCTCGCGGACCAGAGGATCCGGGCGGAACGATTGCTGGGGATCATCGCGTTGCTCGGGGCGGCACTGCTGCTGGCGGCTTTCTGGACGCTGGAGCATGACTGGAACCCGTGGTGGTTCATCGGGTTTCTCGCGTTACATGCTCTTTTCGCCGGGCCCATGTGGGGACTGGGGACGATGATCGCCCTCACGCATCTGCCGAATGGCGAGCGCCAATTTCCACTGGCCCGCATGGGAGGAACGATCGGCTGGATGGCGGCAGGGCTGGCGACGAGCTATTTGCTGAACGGCGACCGCACGGTGGCCTCAGGGTATGCCTCGGTGATTTCACGCGTGGTGCTGGGTTTGCTGGCGTTCACCCTGCCCGCCACCCGTCCGAGCGCTCCGGGTCGCCGGTCATGGACGAGCTTGTTGGGACTGGAGGCCTTCGGGTTGTTGCGGGAGCGAGATCACTTCGTGTTCTTTTTCACGACGGCGCTGCTGTCGGTGCCGATGTCCGCGTTCTACATGTTCGTGCCACGGCATCTGGAGGCTCTTGGAGACCTGCATGCCTCGGCCACGATGACGCTGGGCCAGTGGTCGGAGGTCGGCGCGATGATCCTGGTGGGGGCGGTGATGGCCCGCTGCCGGGTGAAGACGGTGCTGGTGTGGGCGCTGGGGCTGACGCTGGTGCGGTTCGCCTGCTTCACCGTGGCAGGTGGAACGGGGATCCGCGGCTGGCTGATCGCGGGCGTGTCGCTTCACGGCATCGCCTACACGTTTTACTTCATTACCGCGCAGATCTTCCTGGACCGGCGGGTGCCGCCTGGATTGCGGGGGCAGGCGCAGGGATTGCTCACCTTGGTCTCATCCGGGATCGGGACTCTGACCGGGACGATGTTCGTCGGGTATCTCCACCGCCTTACAGTGGTCGGCGGCGCGGGAGGCTGGCAGGCCTTCTGGGCGGTGTTGACCGTGATCCTGCTGCTGTGCCTGATCCTTTTTGCGGTGCTCTACAAGGGAGCTCCGTCATCGCAGGAACGGAAATCGTGA
- a CDS encoding PEP-CTERM sorting domain-containing protein — protein sequence MKTKLLLGVAAIALALVSGRVNAQTLQAHLIDANPQVLVNVTFDGNPAHGELQNAGQLNFDFGPAFCVEPLAGLSYGENLVYNIQNPLSLTQYDTISRLVGGYLASGQTNVDAAGVQAAIWEIVMGDNGSLSSGNVRLLDSPAVVAAANNYLANVNTYTPVALTYLTNDTRQDVVTWAVVPEPSSVLLIGLASVGLLRRKR from the coding sequence ATGAAAACGAAACTGCTACTTGGCGTGGCAGCGATCGCCTTGGCCTTGGTTTCAGGCCGGGTAAACGCCCAAACGCTTCAGGCGCATCTGATTGATGCGAACCCCCAAGTGCTGGTGAACGTCACTTTTGACGGCAATCCGGCCCACGGCGAACTCCAGAACGCCGGCCAGTTGAACTTCGATTTCGGCCCAGCCTTCTGCGTGGAACCTCTTGCAGGTCTCTCGTATGGCGAAAATCTGGTTTACAACATCCAGAATCCGCTGTCGCTGACCCAGTATGACACCATTTCGCGTCTGGTGGGTGGCTACCTCGCCTCCGGCCAGACGAATGTGGATGCCGCAGGCGTCCAGGCCGCGATCTGGGAAATCGTGATGGGTGACAATGGCTCCCTTTCCTCCGGTAATGTCCGCCTTCTGGACTCCCCGGCAGTGGTCGCCGCCGCCAACAACTATCTGGCGAACGTGAACACCTACACCCCGGTGGCCCTCACCTACCTCACCAACGACACCCGCCAGGACGTCGTGACCTGGGCGGTGGTTCCGGAACCGAGTTCCGTTCTCCTGATCGGACTTGCCTCCGTCGGCCTGCTCCGCCGGAAGCGCTGA